Proteins encoded by one window of Enterococcus faecalis:
- a CDS encoding MFS transporter, with protein MKKQQSGLTNQVTFLLALTCGVVVANMYYIQPIGTQIAQAFQVSIGSIGFVTMLTQLGYALGLLFLVPLGDVVDRRKLIIRVAALSSLSLSAAFFAPSFFLFALSSFFIGLLSIVAQIIIPYAAVMAGPANRGKVTGRMLGGLLTGILLSRTISGFIASAASWRTVYLIAVIFVLALVVLLQLKLPKTVIHTQTSNRLTYLGSLKSLPKLIKSQPLLREATVNGFFMFATFSIFWSTLIFFVSSPAYYWGPKEVGILAIFGLSGAFVAPIIGRLSDYYPERKIVLIGLLMQFGSFILLFLGGTHVVLLILAIIVLDIGTQFGQVANQTRVQNLGEEASNRNNTVFMFFYFIGGSLGSLIGTLMWQNYGWSGVTLTGIGFQLFALFFHFMLFAPKKK; from the coding sequence ATGAAGAAACAACAATCGGGTTTAACAAATCAAGTGACGTTTTTATTAGCGTTAACTTGCGGGGTCGTGGTCGCCAATATGTATTATATTCAACCAATTGGCACCCAAATTGCTCAGGCCTTTCAAGTCAGTATTGGTTCTATTGGTTTTGTTACTATGCTGACCCAATTAGGCTATGCGCTAGGCTTACTTTTTCTTGTTCCATTAGGCGATGTCGTTGATCGTCGCAAATTAATCATTCGAGTAGCCGCGCTCTCCTCGCTGTCTCTAAGTGCTGCGTTTTTTGCACCAAGTTTTTTCCTTTTTGCACTCTCTTCTTTTTTTATCGGGTTGCTCTCTATTGTCGCCCAAATTATTATTCCTTATGCTGCGGTCATGGCGGGACCAGCGAACCGTGGTAAAGTAACAGGTCGAATGCTGGGCGGACTATTGACAGGAATTTTATTGTCTCGAACGATCTCGGGTTTCATTGCTAGTGCAGCTTCTTGGCGAACAGTCTACCTAATCGCCGTAATATTCGTGTTAGCATTGGTCGTTCTACTTCAATTAAAATTGCCCAAAACAGTGATACATACTCAAACTTCAAATCGATTAACTTATTTAGGTTCTTTGAAAAGTCTTCCTAAGCTAATCAAATCGCAACCTTTGTTAAGAGAAGCAACTGTCAATGGCTTTTTTATGTTTGCAACCTTTTCAATCTTTTGGTCTACATTAATTTTCTTTGTTAGTAGTCCAGCTTATTATTGGGGACCGAAAGAAGTCGGTATTTTAGCAATTTTTGGTTTATCGGGAGCATTCGTAGCACCCATCATTGGTCGTCTATCCGATTATTATCCAGAGCGGAAGATTGTTTTGATTGGCCTGTTGATGCAGTTCGGTAGTTTTATCTTACTTTTTCTAGGTGGAACACATGTGGTCTTACTAATCTTAGCAATTATTGTTTTAGATATCGGTACTCAATTTGGGCAAGTAGCCAATCAAACACGCGTCCAAAATTTGGGAGAAGAAGCCAGCAATCGTAACAATACCGTCTTTATGTTTTTCTATTTCATCGGCGGTTCACTGGGTTCATTGATTGGTACATTAATGTGGCAAAACTATGGTTGGTCTGGTGTTACTTTAACTGGTATTGGGTTCCAATTGTTCGCATTATTTTTTCACTTTATGCTCTTTGCTCCCAAAAAGAAATGA
- the cysK gene encoding cysteine synthase A: MTKGYVKSVTELIGQSPVVKLKRMVPEGAADVFVKLEFFNPGGSVKDRIALSMIQQAEADGRLKPGQTIIEPTSGNTGIGLAMVGAALGYPVKIVMPDTMSIERRKLMQAYGADLLLTPGAEGMKGAIAKATALAEEHGYFMPLQFNNPANPMVHEQKTGKEIVDVFGKRGLDAFVSGVGTGGTVTGVGHELKRIFPDIEIVAVEPTESPVLEGGEPGPHKIQGIGAGFVPDVLDTTVYQKVAAVSSEDALETARLMGPKEGILVGISAGAAIKAAIDLAVELGAGKRVLALVPDNGERYLSTALYEFPE, translated from the coding sequence ATGACTAAAGGTTATGTAAAATCAGTAACAGAGTTAATTGGTCAAAGCCCAGTTGTGAAATTAAAACGGATGGTACCAGAAGGAGCTGCAGATGTTTTTGTTAAACTAGAGTTCTTTAATCCTGGTGGCAGTGTGAAAGATCGAATTGCTTTAAGCATGATCCAACAAGCCGAAGCAGATGGTCGCCTAAAACCTGGACAAACGATTATTGAGCCGACTAGTGGTAATACAGGCATTGGGTTAGCAATGGTAGGTGCTGCGTTGGGATATCCAGTTAAGATTGTGATGCCAGATACTATGAGTATTGAACGCCGCAAATTAATGCAAGCATATGGGGCTGATTTATTATTAACCCCTGGTGCCGAAGGAATGAAAGGGGCAATTGCAAAAGCTACAGCATTAGCAGAAGAACACGGATACTTCATGCCTTTGCAATTTAATAATCCAGCTAATCCAATGGTACATGAACAAAAAACAGGAAAAGAAATTGTTGATGTCTTTGGTAAACGTGGCTTAGATGCGTTTGTTTCTGGTGTTGGCACTGGAGGAACCGTTACAGGAGTTGGCCATGAATTGAAACGGATTTTTCCAGATATTGAAATTGTTGCAGTAGAACCAACGGAGTCGCCTGTTTTAGAAGGTGGCGAACCAGGTCCACATAAAATCCAAGGAATAGGCGCTGGCTTTGTCCCAGACGTTTTAGACACCACCGTTTATCAAAAAGTTGCCGCTGTTTCTAGTGAAGACGCATTAGAAACTGCTCGTTTAATGGGGCCAAAAGAAGGCATCCTTGTGGGGATCTCAGCAGGGGCAGCAATTAAAGCTGCCATTGATTTGGCAGTTGAATTAGGCGCAGGCAAACGTGTCTTAGCGCTGGTTCCGGATAACGGCGAACGTTATCTTTCGACAGCTCTTTACGAATTTCCAGAATAA
- the dfr gene encoding trimethoprim-sensitive dihydrofolate reductase has translation MLAAIWAQDEQGVIGKEGKLPWHLPNDLKFFKEKTIHNTLVLGRATFEGMGCRPLPNRTTIVLTSNPDYQAEGVLVMHSVEEILAYADKYEGVTVIGGGSVVFKELIPACDVLYRTMIHETFEGDTFFPEIDWSVWEKVATVPGVVDEKNLYAHDYETYHRNDK, from the coding sequence ATGTTAGCAGCCATTTGGGCCCAAGATGAACAAGGAGTGATTGGTAAAGAAGGCAAATTGCCTTGGCATTTACCCAACGACTTGAAATTTTTCAAGGAAAAAACAATTCATAATACATTGGTCTTAGGACGTGCAACTTTCGAAGGCATGGGATGTCGTCCGTTACCAAATCGAACAACGATTGTTCTTACCAGTAATCCGGATTACCAAGCTGAAGGCGTTTTGGTTATGCATTCCGTAGAGGAAATTCTTGCGTATGCTGACAAGTATGAAGGCGTGACCGTTATTGGTGGAGGTTCTGTCGTTTTTAAAGAACTGATTCCCGCATGCGATGTCTTATATCGGACAATGATTCATGAAACGTTTGAAGGCGACACTTTCTTTCCAGAAATCGACTGGTCTGTTTGGGAAAAAGTTGCCACTGTTCCCGGCGTCGTGGACGAGAAAAATCTCTATGCACATGACTATGAAACGTATCATCGAAACGATAAATAA
- the lexA gene encoding transcriptional repressor LexA encodes MAKRTETRQLEVLKYIYEQVELKGYPPTVREIGKAVDLSSTSTVHGHLARLEKKGLILRDPTKPRAIELTPEGLEKIGIQPTTIPMLGVVTAGEPILAVEEASDFFPLPPDLRTEENALFMLMIRGESMINAGILDGDQVIVRKQSNANNGDIVIAMTDEDEATCKRFFREVDHIRLQPENDALAPILLDNVTILGKVVGLYRNHI; translated from the coding sequence TTGGCGAAACGTACAGAAACAAGACAATTAGAAGTACTTAAATATATATACGAACAAGTCGAATTAAAGGGCTATCCGCCAACCGTTCGCGAAATTGGGAAGGCTGTTGATTTATCCTCAACTTCTACCGTTCACGGACATTTAGCTCGTCTTGAAAAAAAGGGTCTAATCTTACGTGACCCAACAAAACCGCGAGCAATCGAATTAACACCAGAAGGCTTGGAAAAGATCGGAATTCAGCCGACAACTATTCCGATGTTAGGTGTCGTAACTGCTGGTGAACCAATTTTAGCGGTGGAAGAAGCATCAGATTTCTTCCCGTTACCTCCTGATTTACGTACAGAAGAAAATGCTTTATTTATGTTGATGATTCGAGGAGAAAGTATGATTAACGCAGGTATTCTAGATGGCGACCAAGTGATTGTTCGTAAGCAATCGAATGCCAATAATGGCGACATCGTAATCGCAATGACCGATGAAGATGAAGCAACCTGTAAACGATTCTTCCGAGAAGTAGATCATATCCGCTTGCAGCCTGAAAATGATGCATTAGCGCCTATTCTTTTAGATAACGTTACAATTTTAGGTAAAGTTGTTGGTTTATATCGCAATCATATTTAA
- the queG gene encoding tRNA epoxyqueuosine(34) reductase QueG, with amino-acid sequence MPTLKEKIIQESQRLGIDKIGFTHAEPFIELEDSLHEQRERGYNSGFEHQNVEERIYPEKTFEHPKSIISIALAYPTKAQGKMPRDEKRGQFARASWGIDYHHILQDRLQKLIAFIEEQAATEAEKEHWRFRPQVDTGEYVDTAVAQRAGLGFIGKNGLLITEEFGSFVYLGEVTTNIQFEPDEPVPNGCGDCTRCITGCPTGALLGDGRMNAQKCLSYQTQTKGMMPEEYRKKMRNVIYGCDICQLVCPYNKGKDFHFHEEMEPKIEEVYPKLAPLLTISNKEFKQQFGHLASSWRGKKPLQRNALIALANLGGREAIPQIILCLNDQRPVIRGTAAWSLGQLAKREPEQSLEALNYLLSVETEAEVIEEAQKAIYLLTSKKGSRSTE; translated from the coding sequence ATGCCGACATTGAAAGAAAAAATTATTCAAGAGAGTCAACGTTTAGGCATCGATAAAATCGGCTTTACTCATGCTGAACCATTTATTGAATTAGAAGATTCTCTGCATGAACAACGAGAGCGAGGATATAACTCGGGGTTTGAACATCAAAATGTGGAAGAACGAATTTACCCAGAAAAAACGTTTGAGCATCCTAAAAGTATTATCTCCATTGCTTTAGCTTATCCCACCAAAGCTCAGGGAAAAATGCCTAGAGATGAAAAGCGTGGCCAATTTGCGCGAGCCTCTTGGGGAATTGACTATCATCACATTTTGCAGGATCGGTTGCAAAAATTAATTGCTTTTATTGAAGAGCAAGCTGCCACTGAAGCAGAAAAAGAACACTGGCGCTTTCGGCCGCAAGTGGATACTGGCGAATATGTCGACACCGCTGTTGCTCAGCGGGCGGGTTTAGGATTCATTGGTAAAAATGGTCTACTGATTACCGAAGAATTTGGTTCCTTTGTATATTTAGGTGAGGTGACCACCAACATTCAATTTGAGCCAGATGAACCTGTTCCAAACGGTTGCGGTGATTGTACTCGTTGTATCACAGGGTGTCCTACAGGGGCTTTGTTAGGGGACGGTCGAATGAATGCTCAAAAATGTTTGTCTTATCAAACGCAAACAAAAGGCATGATGCCTGAAGAGTATCGGAAAAAAATGCGTAACGTCATTTATGGTTGCGACATTTGTCAGCTGGTTTGCCCTTATAATAAAGGAAAAGATTTTCATTTTCATGAAGAGATGGAACCAAAGATTGAAGAAGTTTATCCCAAATTGGCACCGTTATTAACTATTTCCAATAAAGAATTTAAACAGCAATTCGGACACTTAGCAAGCTCTTGGCGTGGTAAAAAACCATTGCAACGGAATGCTTTAATTGCGTTAGCGAATTTGGGCGGCCGTGAAGCTATCCCACAAATTATTCTCTGTTTAAATGATCAGCGTCCTGTCATTCGCGGAACAGCTGCTTGGTCGTTAGGTCAGCTCGCAAAAAGAGAACCCGAGCAAAGTTTAGAAGCTTTAAATTATCTACTTTCTGTAGAAACTGAAGCAGAGGTTATCGAGGAAGCTCAAAAGGCTATTTACTTGTTAACAAGCAAAAAAGGAAGCCGCTCAACAGAGTGA
- the tkt gene encoding transketolase, with product MFDKTDQLGVNTIRTLSIEAVQKANSGHPGLPMGAAPMAYALWTKHLKVNPTTSRNWVDRDRFVLSAGHGSAMLYSLLHLSGYNVTIDDLKNFRQWDSKTPGHPEVHHTDGVEATTGPLGQGIAMAVGMAMAEAHLAATYNRDSFPIMDHYTYAICGDGDLMEGVSQEASSMAGHMKLGKLIVLYDSNDISLDGPTSKAFTENVGARYEAYGWQHILVKDGNDLDEIEAAIEAAKAETDKPTLIEVKTVIGYGAPKEGTSSVHGAPIGEEGITAAKAVYGWEYPDFTVPEEVAARFKETMIDEGQKAEEAWNEMFKNYEHAHPELAKQFKEAFANQLPEGWEQELPKYELGTSAASRVTSKETIQAISKVVPSFWGGSADLSASNNTMVAAEKDFEPGQYEGRNIWFGVREFAMAAAMNGIQLHGGSHVYGGTFFVFTDYLRPAIRLAALQKVPVTYVLTHDSVAVGEDGPTHEPIEQLASVRCIPNVHVIRPADGNETVAAWKIAMNSTETPTILVLSRQNLPVLEGTLEHASDSVQKGAYVLSPQKGEQPAGILIATGSEVNLAVEAQAKLAEEGIDVSVVSMPSFDLFEKQSAEYKESVLPKAVTKRVAIEAAASFGWERYVGTEGKTITIDHFGASAPGGLVLEKFGFTPENVVNTYKSL from the coding sequence TTGTTTGACAAGACAGATCAATTGGGCGTTAATACAATCCGGACATTAAGTATTGAAGCCGTACAAAAAGCGAACTCAGGACATCCTGGTTTACCAATGGGTGCTGCCCCAATGGCGTATGCACTTTGGACAAAACATTTAAAGGTGAACCCAACAACTTCTAGAAACTGGGTTGATCGTGATCGTTTTGTACTTTCAGCAGGCCACGGCTCTGCAATGTTGTACAGCTTATTACATCTATCAGGATACAACGTAACAATTGACGATTTGAAAAATTTCCGTCAATGGGATAGTAAAACACCAGGGCATCCAGAAGTGCACCACACAGATGGTGTTGAAGCAACAACAGGACCTCTAGGACAAGGGATTGCTATGGCTGTTGGTATGGCAATGGCTGAAGCGCATTTAGCTGCAACTTATAATCGTGATAGTTTCCCTATTATGGATCATTATACGTACGCAATTTGTGGTGACGGCGATTTAATGGAAGGTGTTTCTCAAGAAGCAAGTTCAATGGCTGGTCATATGAAATTAGGTAAATTAATTGTCTTGTACGATTCAAATGACATCTCATTAGATGGACCAACTTCTAAAGCCTTTACTGAAAATGTTGGGGCTCGTTATGAAGCATACGGATGGCAACATATTTTAGTTAAAGACGGCAATGATTTAGATGAAATAGAGGCTGCGATTGAAGCGGCTAAAGCTGAAACAGATAAACCAACACTGATTGAAGTTAAAACAGTCATCGGTTACGGAGCACCAAAAGAAGGAACATCTTCCGTTCACGGCGCGCCAATTGGTGAAGAGGGCATTACAGCGGCTAAAGCTGTTTATGGTTGGGAATATCCTGACTTTACTGTGCCAGAGGAAGTCGCTGCTCGTTTTAAAGAAACGATGATTGACGAAGGCCAAAAAGCTGAAGAGGCTTGGAATGAGATGTTTAAGAACTATGAACATGCGCATCCAGAATTAGCCAAACAATTTAAAGAAGCTTTTGCCAACCAATTACCTGAAGGTTGGGAACAAGAATTACCTAAATATGAACTAGGAACAAGTGCCGCAAGTCGTGTAACAAGTAAAGAAACGATTCAAGCTATTTCAAAAGTTGTTCCAAGTTTCTGGGGCGGTTCAGCTGATTTATCTGCCTCAAATAATACAATGGTTGCTGCAGAAAAAGATTTCGAACCTGGTCAATACGAAGGCCGTAATATTTGGTTTGGTGTTCGCGAATTTGCAATGGCTGCAGCAATGAACGGGATTCAATTACACGGTGGTAGCCATGTTTATGGCGGAACATTCTTCGTCTTTACTGACTACTTACGTCCAGCAATCCGTTTAGCCGCTTTACAAAAAGTTCCTGTAACTTACGTCTTAACGCATGACTCTGTTGCGGTGGGTGAAGATGGGCCAACACACGAACCAATTGAGCAATTAGCAAGTGTTCGTTGCATTCCAAATGTTCATGTGATTCGTCCAGCAGACGGCAATGAAACTGTTGCTGCTTGGAAAATTGCTATGAATTCTACGGAAACACCAACTATTTTAGTTCTAAGTCGTCAAAACTTACCTGTTTTAGAAGGAACGTTAGAACACGCTTCTGATTCTGTTCAAAAAGGTGCTTATGTATTGTCACCACAAAAAGGTGAACAACCAGCAGGGATTTTAATTGCGACTGGTTCTGAAGTAAATCTAGCAGTGGAAGCACAAGCTAAATTAGCGGAAGAAGGCATCGATGTATCTGTCGTGTCAATGCCAAGTTTTGATTTATTTGAAAAACAATCTGCTGAATATAAAGAAAGTGTGTTACCTAAAGCTGTGACAAAACGTGTGGCGATTGAAGCTGCAGCAAGCTTTGGTTGGGAACGCTATGTAGGAACAGAAGGCAAAACAATCACAATTGATCACTTCGGCGCTTCTGCACCTGGCGGTCTAGTTCTTGAAAAATTCGGCTTTACTCCTGAAAATGTGGTTAATACCTATAAATCACTATAA
- a CDS encoding thymidylate synthase, which yields MEEAYLALGKKILEEGHFKEDRTGTGTYSLFGYQMRFDLAKGFPLLTTKRVPFGLIKSELLWFLKGDTNIRYLLERNNHIWDEWAFERYVKSADYQGPDMTDFGHRVLQDPAFAEQYKEEHQKFCDTILNDAEFAEKYGELGNIYGAQWRHWETKDGSFIDQLANVIEMIKTNPDSRRLIVSAWNPEDVPSMALPPCHTMFQFYVNEGKLSCQLYQRSADVFLGVPFNIASYALLTHLIAHETGLEVGEFVHTLGDAHLYQNHVEQMQEQLSREVRSFPTLVLNPDKASVFDFDMEDIKVEGYDPHPTIKAPIAV from the coding sequence ATGGAAGAAGCATACTTAGCGCTAGGAAAAAAGATTTTAGAAGAAGGTCATTTTAAAGAAGACCGTACAGGAACTGGGACGTATAGTTTATTTGGCTATCAAATGCGTTTTGATTTGGCCAAAGGATTTCCCTTACTAACAACCAAACGAGTACCGTTTGGCTTGATTAAAAGTGAGTTATTGTGGTTTTTAAAAGGCGACACGAATATTCGCTATTTGTTAGAGCGAAATAATCATATTTGGGATGAATGGGCGTTCGAACGTTACGTAAAAAGCGCAGATTATCAAGGACCAGACATGACGGATTTTGGGCATCGTGTCTTACAAGATCCAGCGTTTGCAGAACAATACAAAGAAGAACATCAAAAGTTCTGTGACACCATTTTAAATGATGCAGAGTTTGCAGAAAAATATGGTGAATTAGGGAATATTTATGGTGCGCAATGGCGTCACTGGGAAACCAAAGATGGTAGCTTTATCGATCAATTAGCTAATGTGATTGAAATGATTAAAACCAATCCTGATTCTCGTCGTTTAATTGTTTCCGCTTGGAATCCAGAAGATGTGCCTTCAATGGCGTTGCCGCCTTGTCACACTATGTTTCAATTTTATGTAAATGAAGGAAAATTAAGCTGTCAACTTTATCAGCGCAGTGCCGATGTTTTTTTAGGTGTTCCTTTTAACATTGCAAGCTATGCTTTATTGACACATCTGATTGCACATGAAACAGGTTTAGAAGTGGGGGAGTTTGTACACACGCTAGGAGATGCCCACTTATATCAAAATCATGTGGAGCAAATGCAAGAACAATTATCACGAGAAGTTCGTTCTTTCCCAACGCTCGTTTTGAATCCAGACAAGGCTTCTGTTTTTGATTTTGATATGGAAGATATTAAAGTAGAAGGCTATGACCCACATCCAACGATTAAAGCGCCGATTGCCGTATAA
- a CDS encoding glucosaminidase domain-containing protein, whose product MSEQLTRSSKHIQKALKKQKAYKRATAVAGTSMILAPVVGAAVPAQAESSQQAFINEIGNSAAAVANSNDMYASVMIAQALLESSYGSSGLASAPNYNLFGVKGSYNGQSVYMPTKEYLDGQWVTVTAAFRSYNSYAESFQDHANVIRSTAFGDTYHYSGVWKSNTSSYRDATAALAGSYATDPGYAEKLNWLIEAYNLTQYDWGAPVAQTTSYSDTTGTVDTTIDTAASATATAETVASQSYTVANGDTLWDIAARFGTTVDNLMSLNGLTLDSVLSVGQTIQIG is encoded by the coding sequence ATGAGCGAACAGTTAACAAGAAGTAGTAAACATATTCAAAAAGCTCTTAAAAAGCAAAAAGCTTATAAACGTGCTACCGCCGTTGCGGGGACTTCAATGATTTTAGCACCTGTGGTTGGTGCTGCGGTACCTGCCCAAGCAGAATCAAGCCAGCAAGCATTTATTAATGAAATCGGAAATTCAGCAGCAGCCGTTGCCAATAGCAATGATATGTATGCTTCCGTCATGATTGCTCAAGCGTTGCTAGAAAGTAGTTATGGTAGTTCTGGGTTAGCATCTGCACCGAACTATAACTTGTTTGGTGTAAAAGGAAGTTATAATGGACAATCTGTTTATATGCCAACAAAAGAATATTTAGACGGACAATGGGTGACCGTCACAGCAGCATTTAGAAGTTATAATTCTTATGCGGAATCGTTCCAAGATCATGCCAATGTTATTCGTTCCACTGCTTTTGGGGATACATACCATTATTCAGGCGTTTGGAAGAGTAATACTAGCAGTTATCGCGATGCAACAGCCGCTTTAGCTGGAAGTTATGCAACTGATCCAGGCTATGCCGAAAAATTGAATTGGTTAATTGAAGCATATAATTTAACTCAATATGATTGGGGAGCACCAGTCGCTCAAACCACTAGTTATTCAGATACAACGGGAACCGTTGATACAACAATCGATACAGCGGCTTCTGCAACAGCAACAGCAGAAACTGTAGCTAGTCAAAGTTACACTGTCGCAAACGGCGACACATTGTGGGACATTGCTGCACGTTTTGGAACGACAGTTGATAATTTAATGTCACTAAATGGATTAACATTGGATTCTGTTTTATCGGTGGGTCAAACCATCCAAATCGGTTAA
- a CDS encoding ABC-F family ATP-binding cassette domain-containing protein: MKELKVTDLTKTYGEKTLFDHLSFLIHEKDRIGLIGINGTGKTSLLNIIAGVDSGDGDLAAIQQPSDYQIGYLSQNQTFDENITIAEAVFQGDSPIIKAVKNYELALAALSENGLDEGVQRRYTQAEEAMNKQDAWTADTNAKIILQKLGIPTLEKKIGELSGGQLKRVSLAQVLIEAPDLLLLDEPTNHLDYETIEWLENFLNNYRGAVLMVTHDRYFLDRVTNRIFELSFGKLYEYKGNYETYVMEKAERERVAVEQEEKRKRLFKQELAWMRAGVQARGTKQQARIDRFQDLKENLHQVQTNGTLEADFATQRLGKKVLEIKEGNYAIDHKQLLKDFNLLIQANDRIGITGKNGAGKSTLLNILAGRIPLESGLYSIGETVRIGYYTQQNEEMDPNQRMIAYLQEAAEEVKRSDGSSVGVAEMLERFLFPRFMHGTLIGKLSGGEKRRLYLLKLLISQPNVLLLDEPTNDLDIDTLTILEDYIQTFKGAVIAVSHDRYFLDKTMDKLLVFQGNGQILSFYGTMSEYLANQKEQEKVKEKPLNKPLKEASTEKKEKTKLTYMEQKEWATIEEDITQLETKLETLTEEMNHQGDDFVRLQELQEAVTATEQLLEEKMNRWEYLSEYAD, encoded by the coding sequence GTGAAAGAATTAAAAGTAACAGATTTAACCAAAACATATGGGGAAAAAACACTATTTGATCATCTTTCTTTTTTGATTCATGAAAAAGATCGCATTGGTTTAATTGGGATTAACGGCACAGGGAAAACCAGTTTATTAAATATTATTGCAGGCGTAGATAGCGGTGATGGTGATCTTGCTGCGATTCAGCAGCCAAGTGATTATCAAATTGGGTACCTTTCCCAGAATCAAACATTTGACGAGAATATTACGATTGCAGAAGCCGTGTTTCAGGGAGACAGCCCGATCATAAAAGCAGTCAAAAATTATGAATTAGCGTTAGCTGCTTTAAGTGAGAATGGTTTAGACGAAGGGGTTCAAAGACGTTACACGCAAGCAGAAGAAGCCATGAATAAACAAGATGCTTGGACAGCAGATACCAATGCAAAAATTATTTTACAAAAATTAGGCATTCCCACATTGGAAAAGAAAATAGGGGAGCTTTCTGGTGGGCAGTTAAAACGAGTAAGCTTGGCGCAAGTCTTAATTGAAGCGCCTGATTTACTGTTATTGGATGAACCAACGAACCATCTGGATTATGAAACGATTGAATGGCTGGAAAACTTTTTAAATAACTATCGTGGTGCGGTTTTAATGGTGACCCATGACCGCTACTTTTTAGATCGAGTAACCAATCGGATTTTCGAACTTTCTTTTGGAAAACTGTATGAATACAAAGGAAACTATGAAACGTATGTGATGGAAAAAGCCGAACGTGAACGTGTCGCTGTAGAACAAGAAGAAAAAAGAAAACGCCTCTTCAAACAAGAACTTGCATGGATGCGAGCAGGCGTTCAAGCACGAGGAACGAAACAACAAGCAAGAATTGATCGGTTTCAGGATTTAAAAGAAAACTTGCATCAGGTACAAACCAATGGCACCTTAGAAGCAGACTTTGCCACGCAGCGTTTAGGGAAAAAAGTTCTGGAAATCAAGGAAGGAAATTATGCCATTGATCATAAACAGCTTTTGAAAGACTTTAATTTACTCATTCAAGCAAACGATCGAATTGGCATTACTGGTAAAAACGGTGCAGGCAAATCCACGTTATTAAATATTTTAGCTGGACGCATTCCTTTAGAGAGTGGCCTATATAGTATCGGTGAAACCGTCCGAATTGGCTATTATACCCAGCAAAACGAAGAAATGGATCCTAATCAACGGATGATTGCTTATTTGCAAGAAGCAGCAGAAGAAGTGAAACGAAGTGATGGAAGCAGCGTTGGGGTCGCTGAAATGTTAGAGCGCTTTTTATTTCCTCGTTTTATGCATGGCACACTGATTGGCAAACTGTCTGGTGGAGAAAAACGCCGGTTATATCTCTTAAAATTATTAATTAGTCAGCCTAACGTGTTATTATTGGATGAGCCAACCAACGATTTGGACATTGATACGTTGACCATTTTAGAAGATTATATCCAAACGTTTAAAGGAGCGGTAATTGCGGTTTCTCATGACCGTTATTTCTTGGATAAAACAATGGATAAATTGTTAGTTTTTCAAGGAAATGGTCAGATCCTATCATTTTATGGCACGATGAGTGAATATTTGGCGAACCAAAAAGAACAAGAAAAGGTCAAAGAAAAACCGCTCAATAAACCATTAAAAGAAGCATCGACAGAAAAGAAAGAAAAAACAAAGCTGACTTATATGGAACAAAAAGAGTGGGCAACAATTGAAGAAGACATCACACAATTAGAAACGAAATTAGAAACATTAACTGAAGAAATGAATCATCAGGGTGATGATTTTGTTCGTTTACAAGAATTGCAAGAAGCAGTAACAGCAACGGAACAATTGTTAGAAGAAAAAATGAATCGTTGGGAATACTTGAGTGAATACGCGGATTAA
- a CDS encoding DUF896 family protein: MLSKEKIARINELANKAKVEELSAKEKVEQQELRKEYLEAFRGGMRHHIEGMKVVDQEGTDVTPEKLKKIQREKGLHNRK, encoded by the coding sequence ATGTTATCGAAAGAAAAAATTGCCCGTATAAATGAATTAGCGAATAAAGCAAAAGTGGAAGAACTTAGTGCGAAAGAAAAAGTCGAACAACAAGAATTACGTAAAGAGTATTTAGAAGCATTTCGTGGAGGGATGCGTCACCATATCGAAGGAATGAAGGTCGTGGATCAAGAAGGGACCGATGTGACTCCTGAAAAACTAAAAAAAATTCAGCGTGAAAAAGGACTTCACAACAGAAAGTAA